A part of Agrobacterium vitis genomic DNA contains:
- a CDS encoding NtaA/DmoA family FMN-dependent monooxygenase (This protein belongs to a clade of FMN-dependent monooxygenases, within a broader family of flavin-dependent oxidoreductases, the luciferase-like monooxygenase (LMM) family, some of whose members use coenzyme F420 rather than FMN.), which yields MRKRLIFNCFTMNVPSHIYHGTWRHPKNQLARFNEFETWSTLATKLEEGRFDAMFFADILGIDPAYDGKWDAYFEQGLHMPCNDTFTLCAALAGVTKNLGLVFTSSILSEHPFAFAKKASTLDHISGGRIGWNIVTSVTDNAARNFGYDKIVPHDQRYDWADEYMSVLYKLWEGSWEDGAMIADRESGVFSDHTKVHRINHVGERYKVQGPHLVSPSPQRTPMLYQAGASKRGSQFAAQHAEGTFVLYPNVDGARIGIAGTKAVAAQMGRGAEDLKFIQGLSFVVGSTMEEAERKAAEIDEWVSYEGLAAHVSRDMGVDLSNLDPDKPVDESGLDGLQGYARMIEMGKPNGEKATVKEVANALSYNCRIVGTPESIADELALWQDAGIDGINMICQLHPDTYIDFIDHVTPVLQDRGLAQRDYAEGPLRQKLFGHGPRLPDNHPGAAHRGAFSQSTQAAAE from the coding sequence ATGCGCAAACGGCTTATTTTCAATTGCTTCACGATGAACGTTCCCTCGCACATCTACCACGGGACATGGCGGCATCCGAAAAATCAACTCGCCCGCTTCAACGAGTTCGAGACCTGGTCAACGCTGGCGACAAAACTGGAGGAGGGGCGGTTCGACGCGATGTTCTTCGCGGATATTCTCGGCATCGATCCGGCCTATGATGGCAAGTGGGATGCTTATTTCGAGCAAGGTCTTCACATGCCTTGTAACGACACCTTCACCTTGTGCGCGGCCCTTGCGGGGGTAACGAAAAACCTCGGCCTTGTTTTCACCAGTTCGATCCTGTCCGAGCATCCTTTCGCGTTTGCAAAGAAGGCCTCGACCCTCGACCATATCAGCGGTGGCCGCATCGGCTGGAACATTGTCACAAGCGTGACAGACAATGCCGCCCGCAATTTCGGCTATGACAAGATCGTGCCCCATGACCAGCGCTACGACTGGGCGGACGAATATATGTCCGTTCTCTACAAGCTCTGGGAAGGGTCATGGGAGGACGGCGCGATGATCGCAGACCGTGAAAGCGGCGTGTTCAGCGATCATACCAAAGTGCATCGGATCAACCATGTCGGAGAGCGTTACAAGGTGCAGGGGCCGCATCTCGTCAGCCCTTCTCCGCAGCGGACGCCGATGCTCTATCAGGCCGGGGCCTCCAAGCGTGGAAGCCAGTTCGCGGCGCAGCATGCGGAAGGAACCTTCGTTCTCTATCCGAATGTCGACGGTGCCCGGATCGGAATTGCTGGCACCAAGGCGGTGGCGGCGCAAATGGGACGCGGTGCCGAAGACCTCAAGTTCATTCAGGGCCTGTCCTTCGTCGTCGGCAGCACGATGGAAGAAGCGGAGCGAAAGGCAGCGGAGATCGACGAATGGGTCAGCTATGAAGGCCTCGCCGCGCATGTCAGCCGCGATATGGGTGTCGATCTCTCCAATCTCGACCCCGACAAGCCAGTCGATGAGTCCGGTCTCGATGGCCTGCAAGGTTACGCACGCATGATCGAGATGGGCAAGCCAAATGGCGAAAAGGCCACCGTCAAGGAGGTTGCAAACGCGCTTTCCTACAATTGCCGTATTGTCGGCACGCCGGAAAGTATCGCTGACGAATTGGCGCTTTGGCAGGATGCGGGCATTGATGGCATCAACATGATCTGCCAATTGCATCCCGACACCTATATCGACTTCATCGATCACGTCACGCCGGTCTTGCAGGACCGTGGCCTTGCCCAGCGTGACTATGCCGAAGGCCCTTTGCGGCAAAAGCTGTTCGGTCACGGCCCGCGTCTTCCAGATAACCATCCCGGGGCGGCACATCGCGGTGCGTTTTCCCAATCCACCCAGGCTGCTGCTGAATAA
- a CDS encoding flavin reductase family protein, with protein sequence MSEIIHMGAADDVQFKDAMAMMAAAVKVVTTDGPAGRGGLTVTAACSVCQEPPRLLVCVNVTASAHPFLQQNGRLTLNILATDQQDVAMAFGGKVAQDKRFDIGEWAEDDLGQPSLQGACARFTCSVYETMQSGTHTIFICNVHVASGDKDKLPLIYFDRNMMPLAKVA encoded by the coding sequence ATGTCTGAGATAATCCATATGGGTGCTGCTGATGATGTGCAGTTCAAGGACGCAATGGCTATGATGGCCGCAGCCGTAAAAGTGGTGACAACTGATGGCCCTGCCGGGCGGGGGGGTCTGACCGTAACCGCTGCCTGCTCGGTGTGCCAGGAGCCGCCGCGACTGCTGGTCTGCGTGAATGTGACCGCTTCGGCGCATCCGTTCTTGCAGCAGAATGGCAGGCTAACGCTGAACATCCTTGCCACCGACCAGCAGGATGTCGCAATGGCTTTTGGCGGAAAGGTTGCTCAGGACAAGCGGTTCGACATTGGCGAGTGGGCTGAGGACGACCTTGGGCAGCCATCGCTTCAAGGTGCATGCGCGCGCTTCACCTGTTCTGTGTATGAAACAATGCAGTCAGGCACGCACACGATCTTCATCTGCAATGTCCATGTCGCATCCGGTGACAAGGACAAGCTGCCGCTGATCTATTTCGACCGCAACATGATGCCTCTGGCGAAAGTAGCGTGA